In Sphingomonas sp. SORGH_AS_0950, the following are encoded in one genomic region:
- a CDS encoding copper chaperone PCu(A)C: protein MRRAVFLGLCALAGATLTGCAQKPELYAEEGWVRLAAVPGRPAAAYFIVHGGPKAVDLISVSSDVAITSEMHEGGMAMKKVDRVPIPAGGTVAFAPGGRHVMLYDMNPGVKPGRILSLLLSFADGTRLRQGARVIGAGDPAPE, encoded by the coding sequence ATGCGTCGCGCCGTTTTTCTGGGCCTTTGTGCGCTCGCCGGGGCGACGCTGACGGGATGCGCGCAAAAGCCGGAACTCTACGCCGAGGAAGGCTGGGTCCGTCTGGCCGCCGTGCCCGGCCGCCCCGCCGCCGCCTATTTCATCGTCCATGGCGGCCCCAAGGCCGTCGACCTGATCTCGGTCAGCAGCGACGTCGCGATCACCAGCGAGATGCATGAAGGCGGGATGGCGATGAAGAAGGTCGACCGCGTCCCCATCCCCGCCGGAGGAACCGTCGCCTTCGCCCCCGGCGGACGGCATGTCATGCTGTACGACATGAACCCCGGCGTGAAGCCCGGACGCATCCTGTCGCTGCTCCTGTCCTTTGCGGACGGCACCCGGTTGCGCCAGGGGGCGCGGGTGATCGGGGCGGGCGATCCGGCGCCGGAATAA
- the dnaK gene encoding molecular chaperone DnaK, giving the protein MAKVIGIDLGTTNSCVAVMEGGKPKVIENAEGARTTPSIVAFAKDGERLIGQPAKRQAVTNPDNTIFAVKRLIGRRYDDPVTRKDTELVPYAIARGPNGDAWVNAGGKDYSPSQISAFTLQKMKETAESYLGETVTQAVITVPAYFNDAQRQATKDAGQIAGLEVLRIINEPTAAALAYGLEKQDGKTIAVYDLGGGTFDISILEIGDGVFEVKATNGDTFLGGEDFDNKIVDFLASGFQKEEGIDLTKDKLALQRLKEAAEKAKIELSSAQSTEVNLPFITADQNGPKHLVKSITRADLERLVEDLIQRTLEPCKKALADAGMKADEIADVVLVGGMTRMPRVREVVKNFFGKDPHTGVNPDEVVAMGAAIQAGVLQGDVKDVLLLDVTPLSLGIETLGGIMTKMIDRNTTIPTKKSQVYSTADDNQNAVTIRVFQGEREMAQDNKLLGQFDLVGIPPAPRGVPQIEVTFDIDANGIVNVSAKDKGTGKEQQIRIQASGGLSDSDIDQMVRDAEKFAEEDKKRRAEAEAKNNAESLIHTTERQLADNGDKVDASLKSEIEAAIAETKTAVEGGNPDTMNEKAQALAQVAMKLGQAIYEKQQQAEASPSADAGAAKQDDVVDAEFSEVDETK; this is encoded by the coding sequence ATGGCAAAAGTGATCGGCATCGACCTCGGCACCACGAACAGCTGTGTCGCTGTCATGGAGGGCGGCAAGCCCAAGGTCATCGAGAATGCGGAAGGCGCGCGCACCACGCCGTCGATCGTCGCCTTCGCCAAGGATGGCGAGCGCCTGATCGGCCAGCCCGCCAAGCGCCAGGCGGTGACCAACCCCGACAACACCATCTTCGCGGTGAAGCGCCTGATCGGCCGCCGCTATGACGATCCCGTCACCCGCAAGGACACCGAGCTGGTCCCGTACGCCATCGCGCGCGGTCCGAACGGCGACGCATGGGTGAATGCGGGCGGCAAGGATTACAGCCCGTCGCAGATCAGCGCCTTCACGCTCCAGAAGATGAAGGAAACCGCCGAATCGTACCTCGGCGAGACGGTGACCCAGGCGGTCATCACGGTTCCGGCTTACTTCAACGACGCGCAGCGCCAGGCGACCAAGGACGCCGGCCAGATCGCGGGCCTCGAAGTGCTGCGCATCATCAACGAGCCGACCGCGGCGGCACTGGCTTACGGCCTGGAGAAGCAGGACGGCAAGACGATCGCGGTCTATGACCTTGGCGGCGGCACGTTCGACATCTCGATCCTCGAGATCGGCGACGGCGTGTTCGAGGTGAAGGCGACCAACGGCGACACCTTCCTGGGCGGCGAGGACTTCGACAACAAGATCGTCGACTTCCTGGCGTCGGGCTTCCAGAAGGAAGAGGGCATCGACCTCACCAAGGACAAGCTGGCGCTCCAGCGTCTGAAGGAAGCGGCCGAGAAGGCGAAGATCGAGCTGTCCTCGGCCCAGTCGACCGAGGTCAACCTGCCCTTCATCACCGCCGACCAGAACGGCCCGAAGCACCTGGTCAAGTCGATCACCCGCGCCGATCTGGAGCGTTTGGTCGAGGACCTGATCCAGCGCACGCTGGAGCCGTGCAAGAAGGCGCTGGCCGATGCGGGCATGAAGGCCGACGAGATCGCCGACGTGGTGCTGGTGGGCGGCATGACCCGCATGCCGCGCGTCCGTGAGGTCGTGAAGAACTTCTTCGGCAAGGACCCGCACACCGGCGTGAACCCCGACGAAGTCGTCGCCATGGGCGCGGCGATCCAGGCGGGCGTGCTGCAGGGCGACGTCAAGGACGTGCTGCTGCTCGACGTGACCCCGCTGTCGCTGGGTATCGAGACGCTGGGCGGCATCATGACCAAGATGATCGACCGCAACACGACGATCCCGACCAAGAAGAGCCAGGTCTATTCGACCGCCGACGACAACCAGAATGCGGTGACGATCCGGGTCTTCCAGGGCGAGCGCGAGATGGCGCAGGACAACAAGCTGCTGGGTCAGTTCGACCTGGTCGGCATTCCCCCGGCGCCGCGCGGCGTGCCGCAGATCGAGGTCACGTTCGACATCGACGCCAACGGCATCGTCAACGTCTCGGCCAAGGACAAGGGCACCGGCAAGGAGCAGCAGATCCGCATCCAGGCCTCGGGCGGTCTGTCGGACAGTGACATCGACCAGATGGTCCGCGACGCGGAGAAGTTCGCGGAAGAGGACAAGAAGCGTCGTGCCGAGGCCGAGGCCAAGAACAACGCCGAGTCGCTCATCCACACCACCGAGCGTCAGCTGGCCGACAATGGCGACAAGGTCGACGCGTCGCTGAAGTCCGAAATCGAGGCGGCCATCGCCGAGACCAAGACGGCGGTCGAGGGTGGCAACCCCGACACCATGAACGAGAAGGCGCAGGCCCTCGCTCAGGTCGCGATGAAGCTGGGCCAGGCGATCTACGAGAAGCAGCAGCAGGCCGAGGCTTCGCCCTCCGCCGATGCCGGTGCGGCCAAGCAGGACGATGTGGTCGACGCCGAATTCTCGGAAGTCGACGAGACCAAGTAA
- the dnaJ gene encoding molecular chaperone DnaJ → MSTTIDYYELLECERTADDATIKSRYRKLAMQYHPDRNAGCKDSEAKFKAISEAYDCLKDPQKRAAYDRYGHAAFQQGMGGGGGGHGGQDFGAFSDIFESVFGEFMGGGRGGGRQQPRRGADLRYDMEISLEEAFHGKSTEITIDVSAACDTCDGTGAKPGTSAKTCQHCGGHGKVRAQQGFFVVERTCPVCQGAGQIIADPCPDCRGDGRIEKTKTLSVNIPAGVDEGTRIRLTGEGEAGARGAPAGDLYIFLHVKRHAIFEREGTTLFARAPISFTTAALGGALSIPGLDGRMHEIKIPAGIQSGKQLRQRGAGMPVLQGRGTGDLVIQIEVETPTRLSTRQRELLELFRETETGDECPESQGFFAKLKSVFAGE, encoded by the coding sequence ATGAGCACGACGATCGACTATTATGAACTGCTCGAATGCGAGCGCACCGCGGACGATGCGACGATCAAGTCGCGCTACCGCAAGCTGGCGATGCAGTACCATCCGGACCGCAATGCGGGCTGCAAGGACTCCGAGGCCAAGTTCAAGGCGATCAGCGAAGCCTATGACTGCCTGAAGGACCCCCAGAAGCGCGCGGCCTATGACCGCTATGGCCATGCCGCGTTCCAGCAGGGCATGGGCGGCGGTGGCGGCGGCCATGGCGGGCAGGATTTCGGCGCTTTCTCCGATATTTTCGAAAGCGTCTTCGGCGAATTCATGGGCGGCGGACGCGGCGGCGGGCGCCAACAGCCCCGGCGCGGCGCGGATCTGCGCTACGACATGGAAATCTCGCTGGAAGAGGCGTTCCATGGCAAGTCGACCGAGATCACCATCGACGTCTCGGCCGCGTGCGACACCTGCGACGGCACCGGCGCCAAGCCCGGCACCAGCGCCAAGACCTGCCAGCATTGCGGCGGCCATGGCAAGGTCCGCGCGCAGCAGGGCTTCTTCGTGGTCGAGCGGACCTGCCCGGTCTGTCAGGGCGCGGGCCAGATCATCGCCGATCCGTGCCCCGATTGTCGCGGCGACGGCCGCATCGAAAAGACCAAGACGCTGTCGGTCAACATCCCGGCGGGCGTCGACGAGGGCACCCGCATCCGCCTGACCGGTGAAGGCGAGGCGGGCGCGCGCGGTGCACCTGCAGGCGACCTCTATATCTTCCTCCACGTCAAGCGGCACGCGATCTTCGAGCGGGAGGGTACGACCCTGTTCGCGCGTGCGCCGATCAGCTTCACCACGGCGGCACTCGGCGGGGCGTTGTCCATCCCCGGCCTCGACGGGCGGATGCACGAGATCAAGATTCCGGCGGGCATCCAATCGGGCAAGCAACTCCGCCAGCGCGGGGCGGGCATGCCCGTCCTGCAAGGGCGCGGCACCGGCGATCTGGTCATCCAGATCGAAGTCGAGACGCCGACCCGGCTGTCGACCCGCCAGCGCGAATTACTCGAACTGTTCCGCGAAACCGAGACCGGGGACGAATGCCCTGAAAGCCAGGGCTTTTTCGCCAAGTTGAAGAGTGTCTTCGCGGGCGAATAA
- a CDS encoding thioredoxin family protein yields the protein MSPWKAALPLLAACALLPAAAPVAAPRVGIASFEALPKPLPLPYHAGDAKAAIATARARAVKAHKRVLIDLGGNWCLDCRLLAGVMESPKMRPFVARHFEVVTVDVGRFDQNMDVPASYGITGRLAGVPAVLIVDPKTNKLVNAGRETALADARAMTPQAVADWLAQWVG from the coding sequence ATGTCGCCGTGGAAAGCCGCTTTGCCCCTTCTTGCTGCGTGCGCGCTGCTCCCCGCCGCCGCGCCGGTCGCCGCGCCGCGCGTCGGGATCGCCAGTTTTGAGGCGCTGCCCAAGCCCCTGCCGCTGCCCTATCATGCGGGCGACGCCAAGGCGGCCATCGCGACGGCCCGCGCGCGAGCGGTCAAGGCGCACAAGCGGGTGCTGATCGATCTGGGCGGCAACTGGTGCCTCGACTGCCGCCTACTGGCAGGAGTGATGGAGTCGCCGAAGATGCGGCCCTTCGTCGCCCGGCATTTCGAGGTGGTGACGGTCGATGTGGGTCGGTTCGACCAGAATATGGATGTCCCGGCCTCTTACGGCATCACCGGGCGGCTGGCGGGCGTGCCCGCGGTGCTGATCGTCGATCCGAAGACCAACAAGCTGGTCAATGCCGGGCGAGAAACCGCGCTGGCCGATGCGCGGGCGATGACGCCGCAGGCGGTGGCGGACTGGCTGGCGCAGTGGGTGGGGTGA
- the purB gene encoding adenylosuccinate lyase: MIPRYSRAPMTRIWDPQTRFRIWFEIEAHATDALAELGVVPKEAAARIWEADKAAGDFDIARIDSIEAETKHDVIAFLTHVAERTGPEARFLHQGMTSSDVLDTCLAVQLARASDILIEDLDALLAVIKRRAYQHKLTPTIGRSHGIHAEPVTFGLKLAQAYAEFDRNRARLVAARADIATCAISGAVGTFANIDPRVEAHVAEKMGLTVEPVSTQVIPRDRHAMFFATLGVIASSIERLATEVRHLQRTEVLEAEEYFSPGQKGSSAMPHKRNPVLTENLTGLARMVRGYVTPALENVALWHERDISHSSVERYIGPDATITLDFALARLTGVIDKLVVYPARMEKNLNKMGGLVHSQRVLLALTQAGVSREDSYRLVQRNAMKVWESDGELSLMELLKADADVTAALSPEEIEARFDLDYHYKNVDTIFARVFGA, from the coding sequence ATGATTCCGCGCTATTCCCGTGCTCCCATGACCCGGATCTGGGATCCCCAGACCCGTTTCCGCATCTGGTTCGAGATCGAGGCGCACGCCACCGACGCGCTCGCCGAGCTGGGCGTCGTGCCGAAGGAAGCCGCCGCGCGCATCTGGGAAGCCGACAAGGCGGCGGGCGATTTCGATATCGCGCGCATCGATTCGATCGAGGCGGAGACCAAGCACGACGTTATCGCCTTCCTGACCCATGTCGCCGAGCGGACCGGGCCGGAGGCGCGCTTCCTGCACCAGGGCATGACCTCGTCCGACGTGCTCGACACCTGCCTGGCCGTGCAGCTGGCGCGCGCCTCCGACATTCTGATCGAGGATCTCGACGCGCTGCTCGCCGTCATCAAGCGCCGTGCCTATCAGCACAAGCTGACCCCGACCATCGGCCGCAGCCATGGCATCCATGCCGAGCCGGTCACCTTCGGCCTGAAGCTGGCGCAAGCCTATGCCGAGTTCGACCGCAACCGCGCGCGCCTGGTCGCGGCGCGCGCCGACATCGCCACCTGCGCGATCTCGGGCGCGGTCGGCACCTTCGCCAATATCGACCCGCGTGTCGAAGCCCATGTCGCCGAGAAGATGGGCCTGACGGTCGAGCCCGTTTCGACCCAGGTCATCCCGCGCGACCGCCATGCGATGTTCTTCGCGACGCTGGGCGTCATCGCCAGCTCGATCGAGCGGCTGGCGACCGAGGTCCGCCACCTCCAGCGCACCGAGGTCCTGGAGGCCGAGGAGTATTTCTCGCCCGGCCAGAAGGGCTCGTCGGCGATGCCGCACAAGCGCAACCCGGTGCTGACCGAGAATCTGACCGGCCTGGCCCGCATGGTGCGCGGCTATGTCACCCCGGCGCTGGAGAATGTCGCTTTGTGGCATGAGCGCGACATCAGCCATAGCTCGGTCGAGCGCTATATCGGCCCCGACGCGACCATCACCCTCGACTTCGCGCTCGCCCGCCTGACCGGCGTGATCGACAAGCTGGTCGTCTATCCGGCGCGGATGGAGAAGAACCTCAACAAGATGGGTGGCCTGGTCCATTCGCAGCGCGTCCTGCTGGCGCTGACCCAGGCGGGCGTGAGCCGCGAGGACAGCTATCGCCTCGTCCAGCGCAATGCGATGAAGGTATGGGAGTCCGACGGCGAACTGTCGCTGATGGAACTGCTCAAGGCCGATGCGGACGTGACGGCGGCGCTGTCGCCCGAGGAGATCGAGGCGCGGTTCGACCTCGATTACCATTACAAGAATGTCGACACGATCTTCGCGCGGGTGTTCGGCGCGTAA
- a CDS encoding EF-hand domain-containing protein, with protein MMKYAFLAGAMMASAPVLAQVAPAPAQTTPAAPQSATTTTADPMQAATPSAEPAAPAQAAPAEGQVQATGSQIAQVVDTQFPTYDKDGDGQLNKAEFTQWMVALKAQTDPSTKAESPATKKWVGTAFAQADTDKSKKVSKTELTGFLSQGQG; from the coding sequence ATGATGAAATATGCTTTTCTTGCCGGTGCCATGATGGCGTCTGCTCCGGTGCTTGCGCAGGTTGCCCCCGCCCCCGCCCAGACCACGCCGGCGGCGCCGCAATCGGCGACGACAACCACGGCTGATCCGATGCAGGCCGCCACGCCGTCGGCGGAACCCGCCGCGCCCGCCCAGGCGGCCCCCGCCGAGGGCCAGGTCCAGGCGACCGGCAGCCAGATCGCGCAGGTCGTCGACACCCAGTTCCCGACCTATGACAAGGACGGTGACGGCCAGCTGAACAAGGCCGAGTTCACCCAGTGGATGGTTGCGCTGAAGGCGCAGACCGACCCGTCGACCAAGGCCGAGTCGCCCGCGACCAAGAAATGGGTGGGCACCGCCTTTGCCCAGGCCGACACCGACAAGAGCAAGAAGGTGTCGAAGACCGAGCTGACCGGCTTTCTGAGCCAGGGTCAGGGCTGA
- a CDS encoding 50S ribosomal protein L25/general stress protein Ctc: MSDTLTLAAETRDQVGKGASRSLRREGRVPAVIYGQNKAAASIHLEEKALVKALMTGHFFTSVIMVDGQRTLAKDVAFHPVTDRPLHVDFLRIGEHETVTVAVPVVFTDEDESGVKQGGVLNITRHEIELVVDAANIPTEISISLKGLAVGDSIHISDVKLPKGAEPAIDDRDFAIATIVPPTVPTAADEAADASEGSEEA, encoded by the coding sequence ATGAGCGACACCCTTACGCTCGCCGCCGAGACGCGCGATCAGGTTGGCAAGGGAGCCTCCCGTTCGCTGCGTCGTGAAGGCCGCGTCCCCGCCGTGATCTATGGCCAGAACAAGGCCGCCGCGTCGATCCATCTCGAAGAGAAGGCGCTCGTCAAGGCGCTGATGACCGGTCATTTCTTCACCTCGGTCATCATGGTGGACGGCCAGCGCACGCTGGCGAAGGACGTCGCGTTCCATCCCGTCACCGACCGCCCGCTGCACGTCGACTTCCTGCGCATCGGCGAGCATGAGACCGTCACGGTTGCCGTTCCGGTCGTCTTCACCGACGAGGACGAGAGCGGCGTCAAGCAGGGCGGCGTGCTGAACATCACCCGCCACGAGATCGAGCTGGTCGTCGACGCCGCCAACATCCCGACCGAAATCAGCATCTCGCTGAAGGGTCTGGCCGTGGGCGACTCGATCCACATCTCGGACGTGAAGCTGCCCAAGGGCGCCGAGCCCGCCATCGACGACCGCGACTTCGCGATCGCCACCATCGTTCCGCCGACGGTTCCGACCGCCGCGGACGAAGCGGCCGATGCGTCGGAAGGTTCGGAAGAGGCCTGA
- a CDS encoding TraB/GumN family protein, with the protein MKTALTSLALMLALPACAQSKPAQAPNDADPALWVVKDADTTIYLFGTIHVLKPGLTWFDEAVKTAFDKSDQLVLEMVEPDKATMQQIVLKNGFSPTGPTLTEQLPADKRGAYLKAIADLGAPPQAFDRMKPWLAAVTLSIAPLQKQGYDPANGPEKVLTEAARSEGKPVEGLETAEQQIGYFNGLSPKAQIEFLTSTVDELPKAGEEMAKMVDEWAHGDPDALARDMNESLKDSPEVAKTLLTDRNGRWARWIKQRLAKPGTIFMAVGAGHLAGDDSVQAQLAKQGIKAQRIAY; encoded by the coding sequence ATGAAGACCGCCCTCACCTCGCTCGCCCTCATGCTGGCGCTGCCCGCCTGCGCGCAGAGCAAGCCCGCCCAAGCCCCCAATGACGCGGACCCCGCCTTGTGGGTGGTCAAGGATGCCGACACCACCATCTATCTGTTCGGCACCATCCATGTGCTGAAGCCCGGCCTGACCTGGTTCGACGAGGCGGTGAAGACCGCCTTCGACAAATCCGACCAGCTGGTCCTGGAAATGGTCGAGCCCGACAAGGCGACGATGCAGCAGATCGTGCTGAAGAACGGCTTCTCGCCCACCGGCCCCACGCTGACCGAACAGCTGCCCGCCGACAAGCGCGGCGCCTATCTGAAGGCGATCGCCGATCTGGGGGCGCCGCCCCAGGCATTCGACCGGATGAAGCCATGGCTCGCCGCCGTCACCCTGTCGATCGCGCCGCTCCAGAAACAGGGGTACGATCCCGCCAACGGGCCGGAAAAGGTGCTGACCGAAGCCGCCAGGTCGGAGGGCAAGCCGGTCGAGGGGCTGGAGACCGCCGAGCAGCAGATCGGCTATTTCAACGGCCTGTCGCCCAAGGCGCAGATCGAGTTCCTGACCTCGACCGTGGACGAGCTGCCCAAGGCGGGCGAGGAAATGGCGAAGATGGTCGACGAATGGGCGCATGGCGACCCCGACGCGCTGGCCCGCGACATGAACGAGAGCCTGAAGGACTCGCCCGAGGTCGCCAAGACGCTGCTGACCGACCGCAACGGCCGCTGGGCGCGCTGGATCAAGCAGCGGCTGGCCAAGCCCGGCACGATCTTCATGGCGGTCGGCGCGGGCCATCTGGCCGGGGACGACAGCGTCCAGGCGCAACTCGCCAAGCAAGGGATCAAGGCGCAGCGCATCGCCTATTGA
- a CDS encoding helix-turn-helix transcriptional regulator, with the protein MKNRLKVLRAERNWSQAELAGRLDVSRQAVNAIETGKYDPSLPLAFRIGRLFDMPIEEIFDDEHHGE; encoded by the coding sequence ATGAAAAATCGCCTCAAGGTGCTGCGCGCCGAACGCAACTGGAGCCAGGCGGAACTCGCCGGGCGGCTGGACGTGTCGCGACAGGCCGTCAACGCCATCGAGACGGGGAAATACGACCCCTCGCTGCCGCTCGCCTTCCGCATCGGGCGCCTGTTCGACATGCCCATCGAGGAGATTTTCGATGACGAGCATCATGGTGAGTGA
- a CDS encoding glycine--tRNA ligase subunit alpha has protein sequence MILTLHDYWSERGCVILQPYDMEMGAGTFHPATTLRALGPDSWNAAFVQPCRRPTDGRYGENPNRLQHYYQYQVILKPSPADLQDLYLGSLAAIGVDMAKHDIRFVEDDWESPTLGAWGLGWEVWCDGMEVTQFTYFQQMGGYDMKPVAGELTYGLERLAMYIQDVDNVYDLRFNDAGVSYGDVFLENEKQMSTWNFEVADTETLFDAFRKAAAECERCLEAKLPIPAYEQAIKASHTFNLLQARGVISVAERQAYMGRVRDLAKGACGAWMEKNGWAA, from the coding sequence ATGATCCTCACCCTCCATGACTATTGGAGCGAGCGCGGATGCGTGATCCTGCAACCCTATGACATGGAGATGGGGGCGGGCACCTTTCACCCCGCGACCACGCTGCGCGCGCTGGGTCCGGATTCGTGGAACGCGGCCTTCGTCCAGCCCTGCCGCCGCCCGACCGACGGCCGCTATGGCGAGAACCCGAACCGGCTCCAGCATTATTACCAGTATCAGGTGATCCTGAAGCCCTCGCCCGCCGACCTGCAGGACCTGTATCTGGGCAGCCTCGCCGCGATCGGCGTGGACATGGCCAAGCACGACATCCGCTTCGTCGAGGACGATTGGGAAAGCCCGACCCTGGGCGCCTGGGGCCTGGGCTGGGAAGTCTGGTGCGACGGGATGGAGGTGACCCAGTTCACCTATTTCCAGCAGATGGGCGGTTACGACATGAAGCCGGTCGCGGGCGAGCTGACCTATGGGCTCGAGCGTCTGGCCATGTACATCCAGGACGTCGACAACGTCTATGACCTGCGCTTCAACGATGCGGGCGTGAGCTACGGCGACGTGTTTCTCGAAAACGAGAAGCAGATGTCGACCTGGAATTTCGAGGTGGCCGACACCGAGACGCTGTTCGACGCCTTCCGCAAGGCGGCGGCCGAGTGCGAACGCTGTCTGGAGGCCAAGCTGCCCATCCCCGCCTATGAACAGGCGATCAAGGCCAGCCACACCTTCAACCTGCTGCAGGCGCGCGGCGTGATCTCGGTGGCGGAGCGCCAGGCCTATATGGGCCGCGTCCGCGATCTGGCGAAGGGCGCGTGCGGCGCCTGGATGGAAAAGAACGGATGGGCGGCGTGA
- the glyS gene encoding glycine--tRNA ligase subunit beta has product MTDFLLELRSEEIPARMQAGARENLAKLFAAELAKAGLSAGEIVTYAGPRRLALIAKGLPSATEAVSEEVKGPRASAPPQALEGFLRKTGLTREQLTERDGVLFAITERPGRATAEVLAEAIPAIVRAFPWPKSMRWGAESASTESMRWVRPLHAIVALFGAEVVPFEIAGITSGNVTRGHRFHAPAEIVLTGADAYVEQLRGAKVLVDQDERAAIIRERASALAAEAGLELVEDEGLVAENAGLTEWPVPLLGRFDEAYLDVPPEVIQLTARVNQKYFVCRSGDGKLANAFVCTANIEASDGGAKIVEGNGKVLAARLSDARFFYETDLKTKLDDLRPKLEKIVFHERLGSVADKVERVAKLARWLVEEGIVTESPSRRREGLGEGRAPGDVASGTVPPPSPPVNGGGELADLAERAAYLAKADLVTGMVGEFPELQGLMGGYYAAAQGEDPRVAEAVRDHYKPVGQGDDVPTAPVTVAVALAERLHTLAAFFEAGIEPTGSKDPFALRRAALGTLQLILTNGLRFRLRRVFEIVLANNRYGQTYLTEEPTLGKLLDFFADRLKVQQREAGVRHDLIDAVFALGGEDDLVRLLARVRALQAFVTTDDGTNLLAGYKRAANILKKEGVEGDQGWTAPTYTPEPAEADLIAALDAAEPKAAEAVKAEDFEAAMAALASLRAPIDRFFDDVTVNDADPAKRVARLALLARVRAAVHTVADFSRIEG; this is encoded by the coding sequence ATGACCGATTTTCTGCTCGAACTCCGCTCCGAAGAAATCCCCGCCCGGATGCAGGCGGGCGCGCGGGAGAATCTCGCCAAGCTGTTCGCCGCTGAACTCGCCAAGGCCGGTCTGTCGGCGGGTGAGATCGTCACCTATGCCGGCCCGCGCCGCCTGGCGCTGATCGCCAAGGGGCTTCCGTCCGCGACCGAGGCGGTGTCCGAGGAAGTGAAGGGCCCGCGTGCCTCCGCCCCGCCCCAGGCGCTGGAGGGCTTCCTCCGCAAGACCGGGCTGACGCGCGAGCAGCTGACCGAGCGCGACGGCGTGCTCTTCGCGATCACCGAAAGGCCTGGCCGCGCCACCGCCGAGGTATTGGCCGAGGCGATCCCCGCGATCGTCCGCGCCTTCCCCTGGCCCAAGTCGATGCGCTGGGGGGCGGAGTCCGCTTCGACCGAATCGATGCGCTGGGTCCGCCCGCTGCACGCCATCGTCGCGCTGTTCGGGGCTGAGGTGGTGCCGTTCGAGATCGCCGGGATCACCAGCGGCAATGTCACGCGCGGTCACCGTTTCCACGCGCCCGCCGAGATCGTGCTGACCGGAGCCGACGCCTATGTCGAGCAGCTGCGCGGCGCCAAGGTGCTGGTCGATCAGGACGAGCGTGCCGCGATCATCCGCGAGCGCGCGTCGGCGCTGGCCGCCGAGGCAGGGCTGGAACTGGTCGAGGACGAAGGGCTGGTTGCCGAGAATGCCGGGCTGACCGAATGGCCGGTGCCGCTGCTCGGCCGCTTCGACGAAGCCTATCTCGACGTGCCGCCGGAAGTCATCCAGCTCACTGCGCGGGTGAACCAGAAGTACTTCGTCTGCCGCTCCGGCGACGGCAAGCTGGCAAACGCGTTCGTCTGCACCGCCAATATTGAGGCGAGTGATGGCGGGGCAAAGATCGTCGAGGGTAATGGCAAGGTGCTCGCCGCCCGCCTGTCCGACGCGCGCTTCTTCTACGAGACGGACCTGAAGACCAAGCTCGACGATCTGCGGCCCAAGCTGGAAAAGATCGTCTTCCACGAAAGGCTGGGCTCCGTCGCCGACAAGGTGGAGCGGGTGGCCAAGCTGGCCCGCTGGCTGGTCGAAGAGGGGATCGTCACCGAGTCCCCCTCCCGCAGGCGGGAGGGGCTAGGGGAGGGGCGTGCCCCGGGCGACGTCGCCAGCGGAACTGTCCCCCCCCCATCCCCCCCCGTGAACGGGGGGGGCGAGCTTGCCGATCTGGCGGAGCGCGCCGCGTATCTGGCGAAAGCCGATCTGGTCACCGGCATGGTCGGCGAGTTTCCCGAATTGCAGGGCCTTATGGGTGGCTATTACGCCGCCGCTCAGGGCGAGGACCCGCGCGTCGCCGAGGCGGTTCGCGATCACTATAAGCCGGTCGGTCAGGGCGATGATGTCCCCACCGCGCCGGTGACGGTGGCCGTGGCGCTGGCCGAGCGCCTTCATACGCTTGCGGCATTTTTTGAAGCGGGGATTGAGCCGACTGGATCAAAAGATCCGTTTGCACTTCGCCGTGCAGCACTTGGAACCCTTCAGCTCATTCTCACTAATGGCCTTCGATTCAGGCTTCGCCGCGTGTTTGAGATTGTTCTGGCCAATAATCGGTATGGGCAGACCTATCTTACGGAGGAGCCGACACTCGGAAAGCTCCTCGATTTCTTCGCCGACCGCCTCAAGGTCCAGCAACGTGAGGCAGGCGTCCGTCACGACCTGATCGACGCGGTCTTCGCTCTCGGCGGGGAGGACGACCTCGTCCGCCTGCTCGCCCGCGTCCGCGCGCTGCAAGCCTTCGTCACCACCGACGACGGCACCAACCTGCTCGCAGGCTATAAGCGCGCCGCGAACATCCTGAAGAAGGAAGGCGTCGAGGGCGACCAGGGCTGGACCGCGCCGACCTACACGCCCGAACCCGCCGAGGCCGATCTGATCGCCGCGCTCGACGCGGCCGAGCCCAAGGCGGCCGAGGCGGTGAAGGCCGAGGATTTCGAGGCCGCCATGGCCGCGCTCGCCTCGCTTCGCGCGCCGATCGACCGGTTCTTCGACGATGTCACCGTCAACGACGCCGACCCCGCCAAGCGTGTCGCGCGCCTCGCGCTGCTCGCCCGCGTCCGGGCCGCGGTGCATACGGTGGCGGATTTCTCGAGGATCGAGGGATGA